In Rhizorhabdus phycosphaerae, the genomic stretch GCGGTGCTGGGCTTCCACAGCTTCATCGCGAAGCCCTTCTACATCCCGTCCGAATCGATGATGCCGACACTGATCACCGGTGACCGGCTCGTCGTCACCAAATATCCCTATGGCTGGTCCTATGTGTCGCCCAGCTTCCACATCCTGCCCTTCATCAAGGGCCGGCTGTTCGGCCGCCTTCCGGAGCGCGGCGACATCGTGATCCTGAAGCCGCCCCAGTCGGACACCGATTTCATCAAGCGCGTCATCGGCCTGCCCGGCGATCGCCTGGAGGTGCGCGGCGGCGTGGTGGTGCTCAACGGGGTGCCGGTAAAGCGCGTGCCCGAGAGCCCTGCGATGATCGCCGTCGACGCGAATGTCGCCTGCGACCAGCCCGAGGTCGTCCGATTCCGGACCGTCGGCCCGGACGGCAAGCTGTATTGCGCACTTCCCCGCTTCCGCGAGACGCTGCCCAACGGCCGCAGCTATGACACGCTCGATCTCGGCTACATGCCCGAGATCGACGATTATCCCGCGATCACCATCCCCGCCGATCACATCTTCGTGATGGGCGACAATCGCGACCAGTCGGCCGACAGCCGCGTGCCCGCCTATCGCAACGGCCTCGATGGCCCGGTTCCGTTCGAGAATATCGGCGGCCGTGCCGAATTCATCACATTCTCGCTCGACGGTACGACGAAGCTGTGGAACCCGATCAGCTGGTTCACCGCTCTGCGCGGCGGTCGTGCGGGAACCAGTCTGCACCCACAGGAAGGCCGCTAAGGGCGAAATCGCGGTGCGTCAGGCAGGCGACTTAGGGTCGCATGCCTGGCGGCGCAGCGTGTATTCGGCAAAGGGCTGCTCGGTTCCCGACGGGCCGCGCGTAACGATGGACCAGCGCAGCGCATCGCCGCCAAGCCGCCAGCTGTTGAGGAACGTCGCGTCGGGATAGGCATAGGCCATGTCGAATCCGTCGGCTCGCATCCCGCCCTGCCCGGTCGCGGTATAGCCGCCCCCGAAGCTGTCCCCCCAGAAGCCGGTCAGCTTGCCCTGCGCCTCCCCTTTGTCGGTCGCGGCCGCGCCGAAGATCAGGTGCGCCGCATAACGGTCGGCGGGATCGGCCTTCGCCCTGCTGTCGGCGTCGACGGCCAGCAGGGCACCGAGCGCGATCGGCGATATGCGCATGGAGATCGTCACCGCCTTGTCCATCACCTTGCCCTCGCCGCTCCAGCATCCCTGCATATCTTGCAGAAGCGACGGCAGCGGCCCTGTGCCACTTTCCTGTGCCGCGAGCGGAACCGCGACGCAGCCAGCGAGCGCGAGGAGACAAAGGCGAAGGGTCATGTCGTGTTTTCCGGGTAATGCGACACCGCGAGAGGGCGGCACCACGGACAACGTGCCAAAAAGAAAGGGGCCGCATCGCTGCGACCCCCGTCCTCTCCTATCTGATCGAGACGCCTGGTGTCACATGCCACCATGGCCGGGGGGCATCATGCCGCCCATGCCGAGGGTCTCGGGCGAAAGCACTTCCTTCATCTTGACGTCGAAGACGACGATCGAGTTCGGCGGAACCTTGCCGGGAATGCCACCGGGACCGAAAGCCAGTTCCGGCTTCATCCAGAAACGATATTTGGCGCCGCTGTTCATCAGCTGAAGCCCTTCGGTCCAGCCGGCAATCATACCCTGGAGCGGCATCGGCGACGGGCCACCATGGCGCGCGCTCGATTCGAACACATCGCCATTGGGGAGCTTGCCTTCGAAATCGACCAGCACGAGGTCGTTCACGGTGGGCTTGCGGCCGCTGCCTTCCTCGAGGACGCGATATTGCAGCCCCGATGCCGTCTCGACGACATTGCCGCCGCGATTCGATGCGAGGAACTCTTCCGGGGTCATCGCCATGACGACCTGGCTCTGGGTGCTGACATAGGCAGCACCCACGGCGAGAGCGACGACCGCCGCGATGCCTACCCACAATTTGGTAAGCGATCCCTTCGCGATCGGACGAAGGGGGACGGCGGTTACTTCCGACATAGACGCTTCGCTCTCTCAGCCATGAAAAAAGACGGGGAGATCCGGACCGGCCGGCCTCCCGACACCGTTCTTACCGAACGCCGTCACGCTCCATCCGCTTGCGCTCCAGCTTGCGGGCGCGGCGGATTGCAGCGGCGCGCTCGCGGGCGCGCTTCTCGGACGGCTTCTCGTAGTGACGACGCAGCTTCATCTCGCGATACACGCCCTCACGCTGCAGCTTCTTCTTGAGCGCGCGAAGGGCCTGATCGACATTGTTGTCGCGAACGATGATCTGCATAAAAAACCCGGTCTCCAAAATCCTGCGGAGCGAGCCATCCACGCCGCCGATCCGACGGAGTCTCCAGCTACAACGCAAAAACGTTTGTCGTCGCGGAAGCTTTTTCCGCGCCGTGAAGTGCGGCCCCTATCAAGGGAGCCGTGATTCTTCAAGCGAAAGCATGTCTTTTTTCGCTGTGTCCCCGCAGGCGCTGGGTTATGAGGGGCCATGACCAGGTTCACCGTCAATGGCCAGCCCGTCCATTACAGGATGGATCCGTCGACCCCGCTGCTGTGGGCGCTGCGCGACGCTTCCAACATGACCGGCACCAAATATGGCTGCGGCGCAGGCCTGTGCGGCGCCTGCACGGTCCATATCGACGGCCAGGCTGTGCGATCGTGCAGCGTGCCGATCGGTTCCATCGAGGGTAGTTTCGTCACCACTATAGAAGCGCTGTCGCGCGACCGCAGCCATCCGGTGCAGCAGGCCTGGGTGGCCGAAAACCTGCCCCAATGCGGCTATTGCCAGCCCGGCATGATCATGGCCGCCGCCGCCTTGCTCGAAAGCAATGCCTCGCCCAGCGATGCCGAGATCGATGCCGCGATCACCAATATCTGCCGCTGCGGCACCTATCCGCGCATTCGCCGCGCGATCGGCCGCGCCGCCAGGATCATGAAGGGCGAAGAGACGGTGGCCGCCGCCCCGCCCCCCGGCATCGATCCGGCCGATGCGGCACGGGCCGTTCCTGCCCTCGACTCAAGGTCCACCGAATAAGGTCGTAATCGACTCCGATTCTTTCGGCAGGCTGACGCACGGGTTCAGCCGGCGCTAAGCCGCGCGCGGATACGAAAGGATCAGGCAGGCATCGCGCCCGCCGTCGGGAGATGTTTCGATGCGTAGCGTTTCGCGGATGATGACCGGCCTTTTGCTCGGTTCCGCACTGGTCCTGCCTTCCCTCGCCGCCGCCCAGGAAGCGCCGGCTCCTCGCCCGCGTGCCAGCCAGGGCGACATGCGCGGCGCGATGATGAATGCGGACAGCCGCCGCGAGGCGATGGAGCGCTATCGCGCTTCGCAGCGGGACGCCGGGCAGCCCCGCCCTGCCCCCTCTCCCCCTGCCCGCGACGGGAGTCGCGACGACCGTCGCCCGACGCCTGCGGCCCCGGAGAGGCAGGCGCCCCGCCCTGCGGCGGGAACGACGGCGCCCGCCTCGCCCGACCGCAATTGGTCTACCGATCGCCGCACCTGGGACCGGAGCGGCGACCGCAACTGGTCGACCGATCGCGAGCGCTGGGGTGGCGCCAACGGTCGCCCGACGCCGCCTCCGCCCGGCAATGGTGACGACCGCCGCGACCGCGACGGGGATCGCCGAAACTGGGAAGGGCGCGACCGGGACGGGCGTGATCGGGATGGCCGAGGCTGGGATGGACGCGGCGGCGATCGCCTCGATCAGAATCGCCGCGACCGCGACCGGGAATGGCAGGATAGGAACGACCGCGGGTGGGATCGTGCAGACCGCAATCGCGATGGCCGGTCGTGGGACAGGAATGACGGACGCCCCCACGACCGCCGCTGGGACAATAGCTGGCGCAACGACCGCCGCTACGACTGGCGCGGTTATCGCGACAGCCACCGCAATGTCTATCGCCTGCCGCGCTACGTCGCCCCCCGTGCCGGCTTCAGCTATCGGCGCTGGTCGCCCGGATACCGCTTCGATCCCTGGTTCTACGGATCGAGCTACTGGATCGGCAATCCTTGGCAATATCGACTGCCGCCCGCCTACGGCGATTATCGCTGGGTCCGCTATTATGACGACGCGGTCCTCGTCGACCTTCGTTCCGGCGAGATCGTCGATATCCTGTACGATTTCTTCTTCTGATCACGGCTTCGGCAAGAGAGTGGCCGAGAGGGGGCCCGGCGGCATGTCCGCCGGGCCCTTTTCCGTTTGGCCCGCTCTATCCCCACCGCCAACCGGCCAGCAGGTCATCCTTTCATTTCGCTGACGATCGGGTTCCTGCCGCGTTCATCGCGGCTGTGCGAATCAGTTGTTCAGTGCCGGAGGAGGAACAGGGCCCCCGTCACGGAGTTTTGACGAAGCGAATTTCGAGAGGAGTATATCTCATGCGTAAACCGATCATCCTGGCCCTGCTCGCTGCCGTGGCCTTGCCGTCGATGGCGTCGGCCCAGTCGCTGCGCGAAGCCCGCGAGAGCCAGCGCGACGTTCGCGAGGCCCAGCGCGACCTGCGCGATGCGCAGCGTTATGGCGACCGTCGCGACGTGCGCGAAGCCCGCGAAGAGGTCCGCGATGCGCGCCAGGAGGCCCGCGGCGATTGGCGCGACTATCGTCAGTCACATCGCGATGTCTTCCGTCGTCCGGCCTATGTCGGCCCGCGCGGCTATGCCTATCGCCCGGTGGCTCCCGGCTACCGTTTCGCGCCGGCTTATTACCACTCGCGCTACGTGATCGCCGATCCTGCGCGCTACCGTCTGCCCCGCCCGGGCGGCTACAACCGCTGGGTCCGCTACGGCAATGACGTGGTCCTGGTGAACGTCCGGACCGGTCGCGTGGTCGAAGTCCACAACCGCTTCTTCTGGTAATCCAGTGTGAAGCACAGGAGGCCCCGGCATCCCCGCGATGCCGGGGCTTCTTGCGTCTCCACTGTATGAGTGAAATAGCACGGGCATCACAGACAGGATGCCTGCTCCCATGATTCTCCGCCTTCCCCTGCTGGCCGCTTCGGCTATCGCAACGACCCTTTTTGCTACGGCGGTGCCCGTCGTGGCCGCAGCAGCCCCCGTCGCAACCCCCGCCTCTGCCTCAGAGCCCGTTTCCGAAGAGGACAAGGAATTGCTTGAGCTGTTCCGCCAGAGCGACGAAGCCTCGCTGCGCCGCAATCCTCTCAACGGGCTGTTTCGCGGCGACATGCGCTACGCTGATCGCCTGGGCGACTATGTCAGCGATGCCTATATGGCTGCGGAGAAGATTGCGGTCGAATCCGACCTGGGCGCACTGGCAGAGATCGATCGCTCGAAGCTCAATCCTACCAATCAGATCGCCTATGACGTGTTCAAATGGCAGAGCGAACTGAACCTCAAGGGCTTCGCCCCCGATCTGCTCGCCACCACCGTGGTCCAGCCGGTCGACCATTTCCAGGGCTTTCACACCTTCTATCCCAGCCTGGCCTCGGGCGAGGGTGCCGCGCCGTTCAAAACGGTCGCCGATTATGAGAACAACCTGAAGCGTCATCGCGATTATGTCGTGATGGTCGACCGCTGGATCGAGCGCTTCCGCCAGGGCATGGCGGCAGGGGTGGTCGAACCGAAGCTGATCGTGAACAACATGATCGAGCAAATCGACGCCCAGATCGCCCAGGGCGTAGAAGGCTCCATCTTCTATGGACCGGTGAAGAGCTTTCCAGCCGACATTTCGTCAGCGGACCAACAGCGACTTCGGGCCGAAACAGCCGCGGTCATCCGGGACGGCATTATTCCTGCCTACAAGCGCTTCGGCAATTTCCTGAAGACCGAATATCTGCCGGCAGCGCGCGACAGCGTCGGGCTTGTGGGCCTGAAAGGCGGCGACCGCCTCTACGCTCATCTGATCGAGGTGCACACCACGCTGCCGCTCAAAGCCGAGGATGTCCATCAGTTGGGGCTCCAGGAGGTCGCGCGCATCACGGCGGAAATGGAGAAGATCAAGACGCAGGTCGGCTTCAAGGGAAGCCTTGCGGAGTTCTTCGTCTATTTGCGCGAAGATCCGAAATTCCAGCCGAAGAACGCGGAATGGCTGCGCGACGAATATTTCCGCATCGGCAAGCGCGTCGACCAGCGCATTCCGGAGCAGTTCACGCTGCTGCCCAAGAGTCCGCTGGAGATCAAGGCAGTCGAGCCCTATCGCGAGAAGTCCGAGGCCGGAGGCAGCTATCAGTCGGGAACTCCCGACGGCAGCCGCCCCGGCATCTTCTATTTCAACACCTATGACCTGAAGTCGCGCACGACCCCTGGCATGGAGACGCTGTACCTCCACGAGGCGGTACCGGGCCATCATTTCCAGATCAGCCTCGCGCAGGAGAATGAGGCGCTGCCGGCCTTCATGCGTTTCGGCGGCAACACCGCCTTCGTCGAGGGCTGGGCGCTCTATGCCGAGACGCTGTGGAAGGATCTCGGCATGGAGACCGACCCCTATCAGCGCTTCGGCGGCCTGTCGGACGAAATGCTGCGCGCGATGCGGCTCGTCGTCGATACGGGCATCCACGCCAAGGGCTGGAGCCGCGACCAGGCGATCCAATATATGCTGACGCATTCTAATATCGGCCGCACCGATGCAACGGCCGAAGTCGAGCGCTATATCGCCATTCCGGGTCAGGCGCTCGCCTACAAGATCGGCGCGCTCACGATCCTTCGCCTCAAGGACAAGGCGCGCAAGGAACTGGGCGATCGCTTTGACCCGCGTGCCTTCCATGCCCAGGCGCTCGACACCGGCGCCCTGCCGATGACGGTGCTCGAAGCGAAGATCGACGACTGGATCCAGCGGACCCGCGCGGGACACTGATCATGGGTGGCCGCGCCGCGTGATACGCAACGGCGCGGCCGACATGCGCGGAGCCGCGCAATGCCAGTCCGAAAGGGGGTGGACCGGCTCGGAAACGCCGCAGAAAGCCGGGGTTTCCCTTGGCTTTCAAAAAATTGCGGTCAGGCCAGCGCCTCCGCGATCAGGCGGCGGCTGTTATCGATCCCATAAAGCGCAATGAAGCTGCCCATGCGCGGCCCCTGCTCGGCGCCCAGCAGCGT encodes the following:
- the lepB gene encoding signal peptidase I; translated protein: MDNASDVPAPTAEAPAAPKKEGTDWWAEIRGIFWLILAVLGFHSFIAKPFYIPSESMMPTLITGDRLVVTKYPYGWSYVSPSFHILPFIKGRLFGRLPERGDIVILKPPQSDTDFIKRVIGLPGDRLEVRGGVVVLNGVPVKRVPESPAMIAVDANVACDQPEVVRFRTVGPDGKLYCALPRFRETLPNGRSYDTLDLGYMPEIDDYPAITIPADHIFVMGDNRDQSADSRVPAYRNGLDGPVPFENIGGRAEFITFSLDGTTKLWNPISWFTALRGGRAGTSLHPQEGR
- a CDS encoding FKBP-type peptidyl-prolyl cis-trans isomerase codes for the protein MSEVTAVPLRPIAKGSLTKLWVGIAAVVALAVGAAYVSTQSQVVMAMTPEEFLASNRGGNVVETASGLQYRVLEEGSGRKPTVNDLVLVDFEGKLPNGDVFESSARHGGPSPMPLQGMIAGWTEGLQLMNSGAKYRFWMKPELAFGPGGIPGKVPPNSIVVFDVKMKEVLSPETLGMGGMMPPGHGGM
- the rpsU gene encoding 30S ribosomal protein S21, giving the protein MQIIVRDNNVDQALRALKKKLQREGVYREMKLRRHYEKPSEKRARERAAAIRRARKLERKRMERDGVR
- a CDS encoding (2Fe-2S)-binding protein translates to MTRFTVNGQPVHYRMDPSTPLLWALRDASNMTGTKYGCGAGLCGACTVHIDGQAVRSCSVPIGSIEGSFVTTIEALSRDRSHPVQQAWVAENLPQCGYCQPGMIMAAAALLESNASPSDAEIDAAITNICRCGTYPRIRRAIGRAARIMKGEETVAAAPPPGIDPADAARAVPALDSRSTE
- a CDS encoding RcnB family protein, with the protein product MRSVSRMMTGLLLGSALVLPSLAAAQEAPAPRPRASQGDMRGAMMNADSRREAMERYRASQRDAGQPRPAPSPPARDGSRDDRRPTPAAPERQAPRPAAGTTAPASPDRNWSTDRRTWDRSGDRNWSTDRERWGGANGRPTPPPPGNGDDRRDRDGDRRNWEGRDRDGRDRDGRGWDGRGGDRLDQNRRDRDREWQDRNDRGWDRADRNRDGRSWDRNDGRPHDRRWDNSWRNDRRYDWRGYRDSHRNVYRLPRYVAPRAGFSYRRWSPGYRFDPWFYGSSYWIGNPWQYRLPPAYGDYRWVRYYDDAVLVDLRSGEIVDILYDFFF
- a CDS encoding RcnB family protein; amino-acid sequence: MRKPIILALLAAVALPSMASAQSLREARESQRDVREAQRDLRDAQRYGDRRDVREAREEVRDARQEARGDWRDYRQSHRDVFRRPAYVGPRGYAYRPVAPGYRFAPAYYHSRYVIADPARYRLPRPGGYNRWVRYGNDVVLVNVRTGRVVEVHNRFFW
- a CDS encoding DUF885 domain-containing protein, whose translation is MILRLPLLAASAIATTLFATAVPVVAAAAPVATPASASEPVSEEDKELLELFRQSDEASLRRNPLNGLFRGDMRYADRLGDYVSDAYMAAEKIAVESDLGALAEIDRSKLNPTNQIAYDVFKWQSELNLKGFAPDLLATTVVQPVDHFQGFHTFYPSLASGEGAAPFKTVADYENNLKRHRDYVVMVDRWIERFRQGMAAGVVEPKLIVNNMIEQIDAQIAQGVEGSIFYGPVKSFPADISSADQQRLRAETAAVIRDGIIPAYKRFGNFLKTEYLPAARDSVGLVGLKGGDRLYAHLIEVHTTLPLKAEDVHQLGLQEVARITAEMEKIKTQVGFKGSLAEFFVYLREDPKFQPKNAEWLRDEYFRIGKRVDQRIPEQFTLLPKSPLEIKAVEPYREKSEAGGSYQSGTPDGSRPGIFYFNTYDLKSRTTPGMETLYLHEAVPGHHFQISLAQENEALPAFMRFGGNTAFVEGWALYAETLWKDLGMETDPYQRFGGLSDEMLRAMRLVVDTGIHAKGWSRDQAIQYMLTHSNIGRTDATAEVERYIAIPGQALAYKIGALTILRLKDKARKELGDRFDPRAFHAQALDTGALPMTVLEAKIDDWIQRTRAGH